One window of the Desulfonatronum thiosulfatophilum genome contains the following:
- a CDS encoding AIPR family protein: MIDLTYPNVLNLFPQHLAPRRNESASFLIWYFENYLRLDSLEAVDSVCDESGDKGIDGLYLNSDANTIEVYQSKLFQKPNPDVGDKLLREFCGALSQISTTEAIDNLIATAGGAQVALLINRLGLKRHLSEYEIRGYFICNGNIDANGKAFLQSAPHITFIGTSQLETTYVSSGRDIPPTQSKYFDISGYDVTEYIVDQQHRAVIAPIKAKELVTMEGIANQAIFAFNVRGPLGKTGVNKDIAKSIADPNKHKLFPLFHNGITVVADSVLRTNETIEAQNYYVVNGCQSLNSLFNNQRHLTDELRVLTKFIQASPQSPLSEMITRFSNNQNGVKARDFKSNNNIQIRLQNEFSDIYGSDFFYEIKRGEESGGSEVITNEVAGQYLMAFDLKIPWATHRKYQIFEEKHSDLFGRPNVTADRIMLCHVIVKAFISQQQHISNKLFAKYDLTKFFILYVLRLLFEGSDGNSIEILKSPEKFVRVPKHRSCFSAAICKLLAEIITDLNAEIDQLGEDFDYRGKLRDEKWCKELAYEIAATHLKLVVRNRMESFITLYNKEVAQQPH; this comes from the coding sequence GTGATCGATCTTACTTACCCAAACGTTCTGAATTTATTTCCGCAGCATTTAGCTCCGAGGCGCAACGAAAGTGCATCTTTTCTAATATGGTATTTCGAAAACTATCTTAGACTCGATTCTCTTGAAGCTGTTGATTCTGTTTGTGATGAGAGTGGAGACAAAGGAATTGATGGTTTATATCTGAACTCTGATGCAAATACAATAGAAGTATATCAAAGTAAATTATTTCAAAAACCTAATCCTGATGTTGGAGACAAACTCCTTCGCGAATTTTGCGGAGCACTTTCACAGATATCAACCACAGAGGCCATTGATAATTTGATAGCTACAGCAGGAGGTGCACAGGTTGCACTTCTTATCAATCGTTTAGGTTTAAAGCGGCATCTTTCAGAATATGAAATAAGAGGGTACTTTATTTGTAACGGCAATATTGATGCTAATGGAAAAGCATTTCTGCAATCTGCCCCACATATAACATTCATTGGTACGTCTCAACTTGAGACCACTTATGTTTCTTCTGGCCGGGACATACCTCCAACTCAATCAAAATATTTTGATATTTCAGGTTACGATGTCACAGAATATATAGTTGATCAACAACATAGAGCTGTTATTGCACCAATCAAAGCAAAAGAGCTTGTGACAATGGAAGGAATTGCTAATCAGGCAATTTTTGCCTTTAATGTACGCGGCCCATTGGGTAAGACAGGAGTTAACAAAGATATAGCAAAAAGCATTGCCGATCCAAACAAACATAAACTTTTCCCGCTTTTTCATAATGGCATTACGGTAGTCGCAGATTCTGTTTTGCGAACCAATGAAACTATTGAAGCACAAAATTATTATGTCGTTAACGGTTGTCAAAGCTTGAATTCACTCTTTAATAATCAACGTCATTTAACTGATGAGCTACGTGTGCTCACTAAGTTTATTCAGGCTTCTCCTCAATCTCCACTTTCTGAAATGATTACTCGTTTTTCGAATAATCAAAATGGCGTAAAGGCTAGAGATTTTAAATCCAACAATAATATCCAAATCAGATTACAAAATGAGTTTTCAGATATTTATGGTTCTGATTTTTTTTATGAAATAAAACGCGGAGAAGAATCCGGTGGGTCTGAAGTAATTACTAATGAAGTTGCTGGTCAGTATCTTATGGCTTTTGATTTAAAAATTCCTTGGGCAACACATCGTAAATATCAGATCTTTGAAGAAAAACATTCTGATTTATTTGGTCGTCCGAATGTGACAGCAGACAGAATTATGCTTTGCCATGTTATAGTAAAAGCATTTATCAGCCAGCAGCAACATATAAGCAACAAATTGTTTGCAAAGTATGATTTAACTAAATTTTTTATCCTTTATGTTTTACGCTTACTTTTTGAAGGAAGTGATGGCAATTCAATTGAAATTTTAAAATCTCCCGAAAAATTTGTTAGAGTTCCAAAACATCGGTCTTGTTTTTCCGCTGCTATCTGCAAATTGCTGGCTGAAATAATCACTGATTTGAATGCTGAAATAGATCAGCTCGGAGAGGATTTTGATTATCGCGGTAAATTAAGAGACGAAAAGTGGTGCAAGGAATTAGCGTATGAAATCGCAGCCACTCATTTGAAACTAGTTGTGAGAAACAGAATGGAATCATTTATTACTCTATACAACAAAGAAGTTGCACAACAACCGCATTAA
- the glmS gene encoding glutamine--fructose-6-phosphate transaminase (isomerizing) codes for MCGIIGYAGHRPAVPVIIEGLKRMEYRGYDSAGVAFAQQNELQVIRAEGKLGELENRLNGHDVFHATTAIGHTRWATHGLPVERNAHPHCDSSGCLALVHNGIIENYQSLREMLKSKGRTFLSDTDSEVLVQLIAELRTPGTSLRQAFSQALSRVEGTYAVALIDLDEPNRIWAARKSSPLLLGVGVGENFVASDIPAFLGYTRDVVFLEDNELVELDPFAWQVFNASTLEPLEKKVNHITWDFQSAQKGGYRHFMLKEIFEQPTVITNCLAGRLDLKNRTVSLPELDALEIPEQIQIVACGTSYHAGLWGQHLLESWAQIPVRVEIASEFRYRNPIFKSEDMILAISQSGETADTLASMRLAKEHGVKVLGLCNVVGSSVAREADTTILTQAGPEISVASTKAMCSQLILLTLLALYWGRRKQTLPANVESSIITGLLDLPQILEAELPLLRSRAQELAPAYSTARSFFYLGRGMSFPLALEGALKLKEISYIHAEGYAAGEMKHGPIALIEPEFPTFALALNDALLPKTVSNLVEVQARNGKVIALCHSGFDLEVDHTWEIPNAQGPLSTFLALPALQLFAYEMAVYLGKDVDQPRNLAKSVTVE; via the coding sequence ATGTGTGGAATCATCGGCTATGCCGGACACCGTCCTGCGGTTCCCGTTATCATTGAGGGACTTAAACGCATGGAATACCGTGGCTACGACTCGGCCGGAGTAGCCTTTGCCCAGCAGAACGAACTTCAGGTCATCCGGGCCGAGGGAAAACTGGGTGAACTGGAAAACCGCCTCAATGGACATGACGTTTTTCATGCCACTACGGCTATAGGCCACACCCGCTGGGCCACCCACGGCCTGCCCGTGGAACGCAACGCCCATCCCCATTGCGACAGCTCCGGATGTCTGGCCTTGGTGCACAACGGAATCATCGAAAACTATCAATCTTTGCGTGAGATGCTCAAAAGCAAGGGGCGGACCTTCCTCTCGGATACCGATTCAGAAGTTTTGGTCCAACTCATCGCCGAACTCCGGACTCCGGGCACTTCCCTGCGTCAAGCCTTCAGCCAGGCCTTGAGCCGGGTCGAAGGCACCTATGCCGTGGCTTTGATCGACCTGGACGAACCGAATCGGATCTGGGCCGCGCGCAAATCGAGTCCGCTGCTGCTGGGCGTTGGCGTGGGCGAGAACTTCGTCGCCTCGGACATCCCCGCGTTCCTTGGCTATACCCGAGATGTAGTATTCCTGGAGGACAACGAGCTTGTAGAGCTGGATCCCTTTGCATGGCAGGTTTTCAATGCATCCACGCTGGAGCCGCTGGAAAAGAAGGTCAATCACATCACATGGGATTTCCAGTCCGCGCAAAAAGGCGGTTATCGCCATTTCATGCTCAAGGAGATCTTCGAACAGCCGACAGTGATCACGAATTGCCTGGCAGGACGGTTGGATCTCAAAAACCGGACCGTGTCTCTGCCCGAACTGGATGCTTTGGAAATTCCGGAACAGATCCAGATCGTGGCCTGCGGCACCTCCTACCATGCCGGACTCTGGGGGCAACACCTTCTGGAGTCCTGGGCGCAGATACCGGTACGCGTTGAAATCGCCTCGGAATTTCGCTACCGCAACCCCATCTTCAAATCCGAAGACATGATCCTGGCCATCAGTCAATCCGGGGAGACGGCGGACACCCTCGCCAGCATGCGCTTGGCCAAAGAACACGGAGTCAAGGTCCTGGGCCTGTGCAACGTGGTCGGCTCCAGTGTTGCCCGCGAAGCGGATACCACGATTCTTACCCAGGCCGGCCCGGAAATCAGCGTGGCCTCTACCAAGGCCATGTGCAGCCAGCTGATCCTGCTGACCCTGCTCGCCCTGTATTGGGGCCGGCGCAAGCAAACCCTGCCTGCGAACGTGGAATCATCAATTATTACAGGACTGCTCGACCTGCCCCAGATCCTTGAGGCTGAACTGCCGCTGTTGCGCAGCAGGGCCCAGGAACTGGCGCCTGCATACAGCACGGCCCGCAGCTTTTTCTATCTCGGCAGAGGCATGTCCTTTCCCCTGGCCCTGGAAGGCGCATTGAAACTGAAGGAAATCTCGTACATTCACGCCGAAGGCTACGCCGCAGGCGAAATGAAGCACGGCCCCATCGCCCTGATTGAACCGGAGTTTCCCACCTTCGCCCTGGCCCTGAACGACGCCCTGCTCCCCAAAACAGTTTCCAATTTGGTGGAAGTGCAGGCCCGCAACGGCAAAGTGATTGCCCTTTGTCATTCAGGATTCGATCTGGAGGTGGACCACACCTGGGAAATTCCCAATGCCCAGGGCCCCCTGAGCACGTTCCTGGCGCTCCCCGCCCTGCAGCTCTTCGCCTATGAAATGGCCGTCTACCTCGGCAAGGACGTGGACCAACCCCGAAATTTAGCAAAAAGTGTCACGGTCGAATGA
- a CDS encoding nuclease-related domain-containing protein: MHLHHPDRALQDNLLFYIPFALFYGFGLYKMNFLLTQRRKARLGFEGEIAVGQELNQLLANGYHVFHDYPASKNNIDHVLIGPAGVFAVETKARSKPTTKKNPQGDHKVFYDGKLLKFPGWSESEPIRQAKRQAAELSVELSKAVGEPVQAQPVLAIPGWYVERTAKPDIFIVNGKGAHGLFCKLPVSLDESMIQRIVYQVEQKCRDVKPKAYREWEQH, translated from the coding sequence ATGCATCTTCACCATCCTGACAGAGCCCTGCAAGACAATCTTTTGTTCTACATACCTTTCGCCTTGTTCTATGGCTTCGGATTGTACAAGATGAATTTTCTGCTCACTCAACGACGTAAAGCCCGTCTTGGTTTCGAAGGAGAGATTGCTGTGGGGCAGGAGCTGAATCAGCTTCTGGCAAACGGTTATCATGTGTTCCATGATTATCCAGCAAGTAAAAACAACATTGATCACGTGTTAATTGGTCCCGCCGGTGTCTTTGCCGTGGAAACCAAGGCAAGATCGAAGCCCACGACAAAGAAGAACCCACAGGGTGACCACAAAGTCTTTTATGACGGCAAACTGCTCAAATTTCCAGGTTGGTCGGAGAGCGAACCTATCCGGCAGGCCAAGCGCCAGGCAGCGGAGCTTTCCGTCGAACTGAGCAAGGCCGTTGGCGAGCCGGTCCAGGCTCAGCCTGTCCTGGCCATACCCGGCTGGTATGTCGAACGCACTGCCAAACCGGACATCTTCATTGTCAACGGAAAAGGCGCGCACGGTCTTTTTTGCAAACTGCCTGTTTCTCTGGATGAAAGCATGATCCAGCGCATTGTCTATCAGGTGGAGCAGAAATGCCGGGATGTGAAGCCGAAGGCTTATCGGGAGTGGGAGCAGCATTGA
- the epsC gene encoding serine O-acetyltransferase EpsC, with protein sequence MNKPIMMDLRVAPLKDVVRQLCEPESCKEVCRAPMHDQPMPSIPALTEIVDRLKGILFPGYFGDSEVTPESLTYYIGAGLDRVYRLLIEQIKRGYCFLCRFNGEEDCDDCQEVAVDLATRFITILPHIRALLATDVQAAMAGDPAAKTPGEIIFSYPSITALTHYRIAHELYHLGVDMIPRIICEMAHSKTGIDIHPGAEIGNHFFIDHGTGTVIGETSIIGNNVRLYQGVTLGAKSFPKDAAGQIIKGLPRHPVIEDDVIIYSGATILGRVTIGKGSVIGGNVWVTESVPPGSRLTQQRPSSQLFSGGEGI encoded by the coding sequence ATGAACAAGCCAATCATGATGGATCTGCGCGTTGCCCCGTTGAAAGACGTGGTCCGCCAGCTCTGTGAGCCGGAATCCTGCAAGGAGGTCTGTCGGGCGCCGATGCACGATCAGCCCATGCCGTCGATTCCCGCGCTCACGGAAATCGTGGACCGCCTCAAGGGTATTCTTTTTCCAGGATATTTCGGGGATTCCGAGGTTACCCCGGAATCCCTGACCTACTACATCGGAGCGGGACTGGACCGCGTCTACAGGTTGCTCATCGAACAGATCAAGCGCGGGTACTGTTTCCTGTGCCGGTTCAACGGGGAGGAAGACTGCGACGACTGCCAGGAGGTGGCCGTGGATCTGGCAACCAGGTTCATTACCATCCTGCCCCACATCCGCGCCCTCCTGGCCACGGACGTTCAGGCCGCCATGGCCGGAGATCCGGCTGCCAAAACTCCGGGCGAGATCATTTTCAGCTATCCCAGCATTACGGCCTTGACCCATTATCGGATCGCCCACGAACTCTATCACCTCGGCGTGGACATGATTCCCCGGATCATCTGCGAGATGGCCCACTCCAAAACCGGGATCGACATCCATCCCGGCGCCGAAATCGGCAACCATTTCTTCATCGACCATGGAACCGGCACGGTCATTGGCGAGACCAGCATCATCGGCAACAATGTCCGGCTGTATCAGGGCGTCACCCTGGGCGCGAAAAGCTTTCCCAAGGATGCCGCCGGCCAGATCATCAAGGGCCTGCCCCGCCATCCGGTCATCGAGGACGACGTGATCATCTATTCCGGCGCGACGATTCTGGGTCGGGTGACCATCGGCAAGGGTTCGGTCATCGGCGGCAACGTCTGGGTTACGGAAAGCGTGCCCCCGGGCTCGCGCCTGACGCAGCAACGCCCCAGTTCCCAGCTGTTCAGCGGGGGCGAAGGCATCTGA
- a CDS encoding DUF1428 domain-containing protein — protein MDGFVLVIPDDKGEEYKKMAESGRDSWMKHGALAYYECRGDDLAPQEMGGEKTRSFPDMAGAKGDQTVWFSFIIFKSKEHRDEVNAKVMKEMGEKAEEFKDMVMPFDMKQMAYGGFQVVVEG, from the coding sequence GTGGACGGTTTTGTGCTCGTAATCCCTGATGACAAGGGTGAAGAGTACAAGAAGATGGCTGAAAGCGGTCGTGATTCCTGGATGAAGCATGGGGCGCTGGCGTATTATGAATGTCGAGGCGACGACCTTGCCCCCCAGGAGATGGGCGGCGAGAAAACCCGCTCGTTTCCTGATATGGCTGGAGCCAAGGGCGATCAAACCGTGTGGTTTTCCTTCATCATTTTCAAATCCAAAGAGCATCGCGATGAGGTAAATGCCAAGGTGATGAAGGAGATGGGGGAGAAGGCGGAAGAATTTAAGGATATGGTCATGCCCTTCGACATGAAACAGATGGCCTATGGAGGCTTCCAGGTCGTAGTCGAAGGCTAG
- a CDS encoding transposase produces MGRIARFVRDDRPTIYHVMSRTALDGFPLQDIEKDRLMAIVARLCKFYFVDLLGFCLMGNHFHLVVRMHTEEAATDAEIVKRFKKQFGKDVEIMPHQVQDYRRRLVNLGAFMKDIKQGFTRYFNKRRNRKGFFWGDRFKSVIVQEGASLVNLLAYVDLNPVRAGLVQKPEDYRWSGLGYLVQRGNRDGLLDLDLGLKEWNELEPKEIVRKYRQFVYETGAMDTGKGKQLNPEIVKRERKKGYKLSRADVFRHRCRYFTDSGIIGSKEFVSEVFDGVKHLLDSKNERRFMPVGGMDGVYSMKRLAAVIS; encoded by the coding sequence ATGGGACGCATAGCCAGATTTGTACGAGATGACCGACCTACCATCTATCACGTTATGTCCAGAACGGCCTTGGACGGCTTTCCGTTGCAGGACATCGAGAAGGACCGCCTCATGGCCATTGTGGCTAGGCTTTGCAAATTCTATTTCGTTGATTTGCTTGGGTTTTGCCTGATGGGCAATCATTTCCATCTGGTTGTCAGGATGCACACCGAGGAAGCGGCCACGGATGCGGAAATCGTGAAGCGGTTCAAAAAGCAGTTCGGCAAGGATGTCGAAATCATGCCGCATCAGGTGCAGGACTATCGGCGGCGGCTGGTCAATCTGGGTGCCTTCATGAAGGACATCAAGCAGGGTTTTACCCGGTATTTCAACAAACGCAGGAACAGAAAAGGCTTTTTCTGGGGGGATCGGTTCAAGAGCGTGATCGTGCAGGAGGGGGCCAGTCTGGTCAATTTGCTGGCCTATGTGGACCTCAATCCCGTCCGGGCCGGTTTGGTGCAGAAGCCCGAGGACTACCGCTGGTCCGGCCTGGGATATCTGGTGCAGCGAGGAAACCGGGACGGCCTGCTTGACCTGGACCTGGGTTTGAAGGAGTGGAATGAGCTTGAGCCAAAGGAGATCGTCCGCAAATACCGGCAGTTCGTCTACGAAACCGGAGCCATGGACACCGGCAAAGGCAAGCAGCTCAATCCGGAAATTGTCAAACGCGAACGAAAAAAAGGCTACAAGCTAAGCCGCGCCGACGTCTTCCGCCATCGATGCCGATATTTTACCGATTCCGGCATCATCGGCTCCAAAGAGTTCGTGTCCGAGGTGTTCGACGGAGTAAAGCACCTTCTGGATTCCAAGAATGAGAGGAGGTTCATGCCAGTCGGCGGGATGGATGGGGTGTACTCAATGAAACGGCTTGCGGCTGTTATCAGTTGA
- a CDS encoding SAM hydrolase/SAM-dependent halogenase family protein, with protein MKSAHEHARVSRPIIALLTDFGLEDPYVGQMKGVLAGLAPEAVLVDISHQVRPFDILQGAFYLAASWPYLPEGTICVGVVDPGVGTARRLAMIRRSGRLLLAPDNGLPALLLGDEADVEAWEFAGRKARAGQKVANTFHGRDILMPLAADLALGVRPKELGAALHPDDLVRPDWARAERAGREIRAHVLHVDRFGNCLLNLSLEKWPMEVLAHAELIRPLLQPLALVRTYADIGPGSFGMLAGSQGYWELAVNQGNAAQLLGLRPGIRIVLQTS; from the coding sequence ATGAAAAGCGCCCATGAGCACGCACGCGTGAGCAGGCCGATCATCGCCCTGCTCACTGACTTTGGGCTGGAGGATCCCTATGTCGGGCAGATGAAGGGCGTCCTGGCCGGGTTGGCGCCGGAGGCCGTCCTGGTGGACATCAGCCATCAGGTGCGACCCTTTGATATCCTGCAGGGAGCCTTCTATCTGGCGGCCAGCTGGCCGTACTTGCCGGAGGGGACGATTTGCGTGGGCGTGGTGGATCCGGGAGTGGGCACGGCCCGCAGGCTGGCCATGATCCGTCGAAGCGGACGTCTGCTTCTGGCTCCGGACAACGGCCTGCCGGCACTGCTGCTGGGGGACGAAGCCGACGTTGAAGCGTGGGAGTTTGCTGGACGAAAAGCCCGTGCAGGACAAAAGGTAGCCAATACTTTTCATGGCCGGGACATCTTGATGCCCCTGGCGGCGGATCTGGCCCTAGGCGTTCGACCGAAGGAACTGGGTGCGGCGTTGCATCCGGACGATCTGGTCCGGCCGGACTGGGCGCGGGCCGAACGGGCGGGGCGGGAGATTCGGGCCCATGTGCTGCATGTGGATCGTTTTGGGAACTGTCTGCTCAATCTCTCACTGGAAAAATGGCCAATGGAAGTCCTGGCACACGCGGAACTGATCCGGCCTCTGCTGCAGCCCCTGGCGCTTGTGAGGACATATGCGGATATCGGGCCAGGAAGTTTCGGGATGCTGGCCGGAAGCCAGGGCTATTGGGAGCTGGCCGTCAATCAGGGCAATGCGGCCCAGTTGCTGGGCCTGCGGCCGGGAATCCGGATCGTTCTCCAGACGAGCTAG
- a CDS encoding YitT family protein, with translation MARNWRTGFPKLAFTVPWNLMLITMGAMIFSFGAKTVAIPQEFISGGVTGTGLILYYVLGLLPPGVWYLILNVPIFILGWIYVSRRFFFYSLYGTVLTSLFMDLIPWVLVIEDALLSALTAGAIMGAGAGIALRSLGSLGGLDIISVYLNQRFNIGIGKFSFAFNMVLFSGSLFFIGLEQVLYSVFLVFVNAMVMDYFLGLFNQRKMVLIVSEKPDELAKSILNTINRGSTFIHGRGAYTGKRKKILLTVVNSMQLKRLEEIIFTIDPNAFTIEENTLNVIGKGFSQRKVY, from the coding sequence ATGGCTCGCAACTGGAGAACAGGATTTCCGAAACTGGCCTTCACCGTACCGTGGAATCTGATGCTGATTACCATGGGAGCGATGATCTTTTCCTTCGGGGCCAAGACCGTTGCCATTCCGCAGGAGTTCATCAGCGGAGGCGTGACCGGGACCGGCCTGATCCTTTATTATGTCCTGGGATTGCTGCCCCCGGGGGTCTGGTATCTGATCCTGAACGTGCCCATCTTCATTCTGGGATGGATCTACGTCAGCCGTCGCTTTTTTTTCTACAGCCTTTACGGAACCGTGCTGACCAGTCTTTTCATGGACCTGATCCCATGGGTGCTGGTGATCGAGGACGCCCTGCTTTCCGCATTGACAGCCGGGGCCATCATGGGCGCGGGCGCGGGCATCGCCCTGCGGTCCCTTGGTTCCCTGGGTGGACTGGACATCATATCCGTCTACCTGAATCAGCGCTTCAACATCGGCATCGGGAAGTTTTCCTTTGCCTTTAATATGGTCCTGTTTTCCGGGAGCCTTTTCTTTATCGGCCTGGAACAGGTGCTCTATTCGGTGTTTCTGGTTTTCGTGAACGCCATGGTCATGGATTATTTCTTGGGTCTGTTCAACCAGCGCAAGATGGTGCTCATCGTCTCTGAAAAACCCGACGAACTGGCCAAGTCAATTCTGAATACCATCAACCGCGGGTCGACCTTCATCCACGGCCGCGGAGCCTATACCGGCAAGCGCAAGAAAATTCTGCTCACGGTGGTCAACAGCATGCAACTCAAGCGCCTGGAGGAGATCATCTTCACCATAGACCCCAATGCCTTCACCATCGAGGAGAACACCCTCAACGTAATCGGCAAGGGTTTTTCCCAGCGCAAGGTGTACTGA
- a CDS encoding FmdB family zinc ribbon protein, whose translation MPLYEFYCRDCHTIYNFFSPRINTEKRPHCPKCDRAELERQVSVFAISKNRSDEAGADGADGMPDLSGLDEAKLERAMAMMAREAEGMDEDDPRQAAQLMRKLCDVTGMNFGDGMEEALARMEAGEDPEQVEAEMGDMFENMDFSPSGAKKLRRALRPPAQDETIYDL comes from the coding sequence ATGCCCCTGTACGAATTTTATTGCCGGGATTGCCATACCATCTACAATTTCTTTTCGCCGCGGATCAATACGGAAAAGCGTCCGCATTGTCCGAAATGTGATCGGGCGGAACTGGAGCGCCAGGTTTCGGTCTTTGCCATATCCAAAAACCGCTCCGACGAAGCTGGGGCGGACGGCGCGGACGGCATGCCGGATCTTTCAGGACTGGATGAGGCCAAGCTGGAGCGGGCCATGGCCATGATGGCCAGGGAAGCCGAAGGCATGGACGAGGATGATCCGCGTCAGGCCGCGCAACTGATGCGCAAGCTGTGCGATGTCACGGGAATGAACTTCGGGGACGGCATGGAGGAAGCGCTTGCCCGGATGGAAGCCGGCGAGGACCCGGAACAGGTGGAGGCGGAAATGGGAGACATGTTTGAAAACATGGACTTCAGCCCCAGCGGAGCCAAGAAACTGCGCCGCGCCCTGCGGCCGCCGGCCCAGGACGAAACCATCTATGATCTTTAG
- a CDS encoding sodium:calcium antiporter produces the protein MIPAFIAVVFGLALLVWSANRFVEGSASTAHHFGMPPLLIGMVIVGFGTSAPEMVVSALAASQGNPGIALGNAYGSNITNIALILGFTALISPIAVHSQVLRKELPILTMVTALAAWQIWDGEITRFDALVLLAVFGNHQIINTKQASCADERCFGHANIRFIPPEYRVNPID, from the coding sequence ATGATACCGGCCTTCATCGCTGTAGTTTTTGGTTTGGCGCTTCTGGTGTGGAGCGCCAACCGTTTTGTGGAGGGCTCGGCCTCCACCGCCCACCATTTCGGCATGCCGCCGCTGTTGATCGGCATGGTGATCGTCGGTTTCGGCACCTCCGCGCCGGAGATGGTGGTTTCGGCACTGGCTGCCTCGCAGGGCAACCCGGGGATTGCGCTTGGCAATGCCTACGGCTCGAACATCACCAATATCGCTCTGATTCTGGGGTTCACGGCTCTCATCAGCCCCATTGCCGTCCATTCGCAGGTCTTGCGCAAGGAACTGCCCATTCTCACCATGGTGACCGCCCTGGCCGCATGGCAGATCTGGGATGGGGAGATTACCCGGTTCGATGCGCTTGTGCTGCTTGCGGTGTTCGGAAATCATCAGATCATTAATACAAAGCAGGCTTCCTGTGCTGATGAGAGATGCTTTGGACATGCCAATATACGGTTTATCCCGCCTGAGTACAGGGTCAACCCCATTGATTAA
- a CDS encoding IS3 family transposase (programmed frameshift), producing the protein MKRTRYSAEFKAKVALEALAGDLTTSQLAARYGVHPNQITQWKAQARTGMAEVFSRGPEKTAKSHEQEIKELHAKIGQLTVERDFLAKGLRALSQARRKGMVEVDHPRLSIVRQCALLGTCRSAYYYQPKGESAASLALMRLIDAKYLQSPCFGARQMTRWLCRNGHSVGRRRVRRLMALMGLSAIYPKPRTTVPDQSHRIYPYLLRDLSIDRPNQVWCSDITFIPMRQGFMYLVAVMDWHSRKVLSWRLSNTMDAAFCVEALQEALVRYGRPEIFNTDQGCQFTSREFTSVLISAGVRISMDGKGRWMDNVFIERLWRTVKYECIHLHEFATGRDARTILGDWFEDYNSDRPHSSLEGLVPNEVYADNSLLGSIKLGDAA; encoded by the exons ATGAAGAGGACAAGATATTCAGCTGAGTTCAAGGCGAAGGTGGCTTTGGAGGCGTTGGCCGGGGATCTGACGACGTCGCAGCTTGCCGCAAGATACGGAGTTCATCCGAACCAGATTACGCAATGGAAGGCTCAGGCTCGAACCGGCATGGCCGAGGTATTCTCTAGAGGGCCTGAAAAGACAGCCAAATCCCATGAGCAAGAGATCAAGGAACTCCACGCCAAGATAGGCCAGTTGACGGTGGAGCGAGATTTTTTGGCCAAGG GCCTCCGGGCGTTGAGCCAGGCCCGGAGGAAGGGCATGGTCGAGGTCGACCACCCGAGGCTCAGCATAGTGAGGCAGTGTGCGTTGCTTGGGACATGCCGCTCGGCGTACTATTACCAGCCCAAGGGGGAGTCGGCTGCGAGCCTTGCATTGATGCGGCTTATAGACGCGAAGTATCTCCAGTCTCCTTGCTTCGGCGCTCGCCAAATGACGCGCTGGCTATGCCGGAACGGGCACAGCGTAGGCCGGAGACGTGTTCGGCGGTTGATGGCGTTGATGGGGCTGAGCGCGATCTATCCCAAGCCTCGCACGACGGTTCCGGATCAGTCGCATCGGATCTATCCTTATCTTTTGCGGGACCTCTCGATTGACCGCCCGAATCAGGTCTGGTGCTCGGACATCACTTTTATTCCGATGCGGCAAGGGTTCATGTATCTGGTTGCGGTGATGGACTGGCACAGCCGCAAAGTATTGAGTTGGCGTCTGTCGAACACGATGGACGCCGCGTTCTGCGTCGAGGCACTGCAAGAGGCGCTGGTACGATATGGCCGTCCGGAGATCTTCAACACGGATCAAGGTTGTCAGTTCACCAGCCGGGAGTTCACAAGCGTTTTGATTTCAGCAGGTGTGCGCATTTCAATGGACGGCAAGGGCCGCTGGATGGACAATGTTTTCATAGAGCGGTTATGGCGGACGGTGAAGTATGAATGTATTCACCTGCATGAGTTCGCAACCGGCCGGGATGCCCGGACAATCCTTGGCGATTGGTTCGAGGACTACAACTCGGACAGGCCGCACTCAAGTTTGGAAGGCTTGGTGCCGAACGAGGTCTACGCAGACAATTCACTGCTTGGTTCGATAAAGCTGGGGGATGCGGCATGA